A single Bicyclus anynana chromosome 19, ilBicAnyn1.1, whole genome shotgun sequence DNA region contains:
- the LOC112057215 gene encoding zinc finger protein 277 yields the protein MATNEKQFFGPLTLHQKSENPSIFKTDTPNECPCVLCDEVYVLPASEKQFLTHLFMEHRLVIGDANQIADLPGYMKYWKLRFKDQNLPFFCTTMLLDNKPDGTKSKNEEYFLLSDVLPEEKELRLNLRQSKLETLLERHAFEREDKEYSKECLFCRFVSNDTRASYLKHLYEKHNFHIAKPDNLIFIDDLIDLISSKLDKLQCIFCEGLFKDRTILKEHMRKKGHKRINPVNKEYDKFFLVNYIGDKHPVNKQKPYNMSSSSKMYNIKVREEEYEPDSNIDSDPEWSEWTEENGPLITCLLCEHTDVEYENILDHMEKKHEFSFSKATTGLNFYHKIKIVNYIRRLIHLKQCLACETKFDASNNLEKHLKEMKHWILKKEKWDQPEYYFPTYEDDLFLCFIHDEDESWWSGDEREVENQNSMSDNISKEMAMAVLGD from the exons ATGGCTACAAACGAAAAACAGTTCTTCGGACCATTAACATTGCACCAAAAGAGTGAGAACCCATCGATATTTAAGACGGACACACCAAACGAGTGTCCCTGTGTTTTGTGTGACGAAGTTTACGTATTACCGGCATCAGAGAAGCAGTTCCTGACGCACTTGTTCATGGAACACCGTCTGGTTATTGGTGACGCCAACCAGATAGCAGATTTACCAGGTTACATGAAGTACTGGAAGTTGAGATTTAAAG ATCAAAATCTTCCTTTCTTCTGCACCACAATGCTCCTTGACAACAAACCAGATGGAACAAAGTCAAAAAACGAAGAATACTTTTTACTGAGCGATGTTTTACCTGAGGAAAAGGAACTCCGATTGAATCTACGTCAAAGTAAATTAGAAACATTACTAGAAAGGCATGCATTTGAAAGAGAAGACAAAGAATATTCTAAGGAGTGTCTGTTTTGTAGATTTGTATCAAATGATACCAGAGCTAGCTACTTAAAACATTTGTACGAAAAACACAACTTCCATATAGCCAAACctgacaatttaatatttattgatgacTTAATAGATTTGATAAGCTCAAAATTAGATAAATTACAGTGCATTTTCTGTGAAGGTCTGTTTAAAGATCGGACAATTTTAAAAGAGCACATGCGAAAGAAAGGCCATAAAAGAATTAATCCTGTCAACAAGGAGTATGATAAGTTctttttagttaattatattgGTGATAAGCATCCTGTCAATAAGCAAAAACCGTACAATATGTCGAGTAgttcaaaaatgtataatattaaagtaaggGAAGAGGAATATGAACCGGATTCCAACATCGATAGTGACCCAGAATGGTCAGAATGGACTGAAGAAAATGGTCCTTTAATAACATGCTTGTTATGTGAACATACAGATGTGGAATACGAAAACATACTAGACCATATGGAGAAAAAACATGAATTCTCCTTTTCCAAAGCAACAACAGGATTGAACTTTtaccataaaatcaaaattgtgAACTACATTCGAAGGCTGATACATTTAAAACAATGTTTAGCGTGTGAAACGAAGTTTGACGCCTCAAATAATTTGGAAAAACACTTAAAAGAAATGAAACACTGGATTTTGAAGAAGGAGAAGTGGGACCAGCCTGAATATTACTTCCCGACATATGAAGATGATCTATTTCTATGTTTCATTCACGATGAAGATGAAAGTTGGTGGTCAGGTGATGAAAGAGAAGTGGAAAATCAGAATAGCATGTCAGATAATATATCTAAAGAGATGGCAATGGCTGTTCTTGGTGATTGA